Within the Calorimonas adulescens genome, the region CTTTCCAATGAGGATAAACTTGCTAAGTCCGACCTTATACTTCAAGGGTTAAAGGATGATGAGGTGGATATAAGGATAAAGGGGAGAAGAAATGACATTTTAAAGCTTAATTCGTCTAAGATAAGTGCGTCTGTGGATCTTGGCGAGGTTGACGGACCGGGGTCTATATCCCTCCCCGTGAAGGTGACAGGGATACCGTCAAATATTGACCTTGTATCGGTTAATCCTCAGACGGTAACTGTTGATGTAGACAGGCTGGTAAGCCGGAATTTTGATGTCGAGGTAATAGAGGAAGGCCAGTTAAAAGAGGGGTTTGTACTCAAGGAAAGTGATATTAACCCCGGGAGCGTGACAGTAAAAGGGCCAGAAAGGTTGATGAATACTGTAAGGAGAGCAGTGGTCTCTATAGACATAGATCAGTTGGACAAAAACTATGGCGGCCGATTTGATGTGCAGCTCCTGGACCCTTCAAATAAGCCTGTAAAGGGACTTGCCATATCCCCTAAGGAGGTATATGTTTCCCTATCAGTTTCTTTTGCGAAGGATGTAGCGGTTAAGCTTGTAACAACAGGAGAAGTGCCAAAGGGATACAGGTTGTTTAAGGCCGAGATAGTTCCTGAGACAATAACCATACTTGGAGATAAAAATACGGTTGAAAAGGTGAGTGAGGTCAGTGTCAAACCCATTGACATAAATGGGCTAAAGGATAAGGTGTCATACAACGTCCCCCTTGACCTTCCACCCGGCATTTCAGTAAAGGACGATTCAAATGAGGTCAAGGTAAATCTTGATATAGACAGCATTGCGGAAAAGGAGCTTACCGTAGATAATATATCGGTGGTTGGTCAGGATCCACAAAAGCTAAGCTATAACTTTACCGGTGCCAGGGTTGTTGTAGAAGGACGAGCGAAGACAGTGGAAAAGATAAGTGCTGACGATATAACCTTGAAGGCCACGGTATCACCGGAGCCAGGTTCATACAATGTCGAAATAGTGGGTTCAATAAGGCCGGATATTGAAGATGTGAGCATAAAATCGATAGAGCCTGATGTAATACATGTGGATGTAGCAAGATAGGCAGTTATAATTAAAAGGCCAAACCTGATTGCCTGATGCCTTTGAGGATATTAACATAATAAATTTTTTACAGATGAGGAGGAATTGATATGGAGAAGAGAGCTGACATAGGAGTCTTTGGGGGTACTGGGCTGTATTCCTTTCTTGATGACGTTGAGGAGATTGAGATGGAAACCCCATATGGAAAGCCCAGCGACAGCATTGCCATAGCTGAAGTAGATGGTAAATCTGTTGCATTTATCCCCAGACATGGGAAGGACCACCGCTACCCGCCTCACAGGATTCCGTACAGGGCCAACATATATGCTATGAAGCAGCTTGGGGTGAAGTATATAATAGCGCCTACTGCTTCCGGAAGCTTAAAAGCAGAGATAGGCCCCAGTGACTTTTGCATACCGGACCAGCTCATTGACAGGACATGGGGCAGGGAGGATACATTTTTCAATGGACCAGAAGTAAAGCATATAACCTTTGCAGACCCGTATGATGAGGACCTGCGAAGGCTTGCTGTCAAAGTCTGCATAGAAAACGGCCTTAAGGTCCATGATGGAGGGGTTATGGTAGTGATACAGGGCCCTAGATTTTCTACCAGAGCTGAAAGCAGATGGTTTTCATCAATAGGTGGCACTGTCATCAACATGACACAGTATCCAGAATGTGTCCTGGCCAGAGAGATGGATATCCCATATGTAAACATATCGATAATCACAGATTATGATGCTGGGCTTGAGGGCCATCCTGAGATAAAACCGGTAAGCCATGAGGAGGTGCTGAAGGTTTTTGAAGAGAACAATGAGAGGATCAAAAAGGTACTCTATGATATGATAAGGAAGATAGAGGTATAGGAGGGCGGGCATAATGCCTGGAGACTTAAGAGAAATTGAAAGGCAGCTTTTGCTTATTACCTTCCTTTCTCAGAGGAAAGAGGGTTTCACTGTTGAGGAGATAAAAAATTGGTTTCACAGTATGGGGATAGAGGTTTCTACAAGAACCATAAGGAGAGACATGGATGCGCTGAGTGAGGCCCATGTGCCTGTATGTGAAGATGGAGAAGGTAGAGATACCCGCTACTTTATAAATAAATATACCTTAAAAGATGTTACATTTTCTGTATCCGAGATCCTTGGCCTTTATTTCTTAAGAGAGCTGATTAAGCCGATAAAAACAGTGGAGCTTGCAGATGATGCATATACACTGATAGACAGGATGATTGCATCAATCCCGGAAATAAATCGGACTTATATAGACAGGATAAAGGATACCTTCAAGATAGATAGTGGATATCTTATCCCCGATGAGAAGACTGACATGAATCTTTTAGAGACCTTGCAGAATGCTGTTGAAGATAAAAATAGTGTAGATATGGTTTACTATTCCTACTCCTCCAACTATACAGGCAGGCGCATTGTCGACCCGTATCTGGTGTACTTCAGGGATGGAAATTACTATCTTGTGGGGTACTGTCACAATGATGAGGGGATAAGGGAGTTTAAACTGACGCGGATAAGGGACCTTAAGGTGACTAATAATACGTTTGAGTACAGGAATGGGTTTAACTTTGATGAGTACAGGAGATATAGCTTTGACAGGCTTAGAGGAGAGGGACATTATCTGGTGAAAATCCGTTTCGCAGGTGAGGCAGCAAGATACGTGAAGGAATTTGAGAGGTACAGGGCAGATGAAATAGTTGAAGAGGGGAATGGGGACATCATATTCATAAAGGAGGTGTCCATGCTGAATGAGATAAAAAGATGGGTCTTAGGCTATGGTAGTGGTGCTCTGGTCCTGGAACCGGAAGAGCTTGTGGAAGAGATTAAAAATGAGATTGCGGCCTTGAGATGCCGGTATGATGAGGTGCAAAGGTGCACATAAGGTGTGCACTCTTTTTATGAATAAAAGTGGGAGTGGGAGTTCATGGACTTTGTTAGGGTTTTGCGGGAACAGGTGGTGCCATCCATGGGTTGTACTGAATGTGCACTCTGCTATCTTATGGATGGCAGTTTTGAAAGTATGTGCCTTGCAATAAACAACATGATAGGAGATATGGCGGGAATGATATGCGACGGAGGCAAGGAGGGCCGTTCTTTTAAACTGTTGACCAGTATAGACGCTGCCTTCGATAATGCCTATTTGGCTTTGGAAGGTGTATCCATACCGGAGTATAATGGGATTGTTGACAGAGATGCAGAGGTCACAATTAGAAATCTCGGCAGGATATCCCTCGAGGGTATGAGTGTGGCCGAGGATGTGGTAATAGATATAATGGAAAACACTAAGACTGAATGAGGGAGGAATTAATTTTGAGAAGCCTGTGGTTTGAAGACAATTCACTTATGATAATAGATCAGACGTTGCTTCCTGGGGAGTTTAGGATAGTTAAACTAAGTTCCTGCGATGAGGTTGCCCATGCCATAAAGACACTGATGGTTAGAGGGGCACCGGCCATAGGTGTGGCAGCGGCTTATGGGTTCTACTTAGGTATAAAGGACTGCAGTGAAGGGAATATCGATGAAAGACTTGATGAGTCTTATGAACTATTGAGGAGCACGAGGCCTACGGCTGTAAACCTCTTCTGGGCACTGGAGAGGGTCAGGGGTGTTGCTATTACGGCCAGGCCAGCAGGGGTTGATGCCACAAAGGTTGCTATTCTCAATGAGGCACACAGGATGGCTGAGGAGGATGTGGCAACAAACAGAAAAATTGGTGAATATGGCAGTACCCTAATAAAGGATGGCTTTAACATACTTACCCACTGTAATGCTGGTGCTTTAGCTACAGTTGACTACGGTACAGCATTGGGTGTTATAAGGGCAGCCCATGAAAAGGGTAAGAGAGTGCATGTATATGCCGATGAGACAAGACCTCTACTGCAAGGTGCAAGGCTAACCGCATGGGAGCTAAAAAGAGATGGTATACCTGTAACCCTTATTGCGGACAATATGGCCGGGTTTCTAATGAAACAGGGCAGGATAGACATGGTAGTGGTGGGCGCTGACCGTATTGCACAGAATGGAGACACTGCAAACAAGATAGGGACATATTCTGTAGCTGTGCTGGCTGCCAGGAATAACGTACCATTTTATATTGCTGCCCCTCTTTCCACTGTAGATATGAGCCTTAATAATGGTTCAGAAATCCCCATAGAGGAGCGAAGCCACGAAGAGGTGACCACTGTAAAGGGTCAAAGGATTGCACCGGAGGGTGTGGATGTCTACAACCCTGCATTCGATATAACGGAGGCAGAGCTTATAAAAGGCATCATAACTGAAAAGGGTATTGCATATCCTCCTTATAAAGAAAGCTTACAAAAATTTTTTAACGATTAGGAGGAAATTTTAGAATTTCGTCGAATCTATACATTATGAAAAGATTTTAAGACTTAAATTTTTTGTGTAAAAAGACGGGGATTGTAAAAATAGGTATACTATATGCACCGGATTTTCTCGTAAATGCCGGTGGAGCTATCCAGGCGGCTGATGAGCTGGAGGGGTTTAATAAGAAGAGGGCTACCCACAATGTGGAAAGGATATATGACAATCTGCTTGGGGCATTTGAGATAGCAAAGAGTGAGAACATAACCCCATATAAGACTGCTGATAGGTTTGTGAATGAAAGGGTAGCTGGTGGTGCTAAGATAAAGACCATAAGGTTATAGGAGTGCACATATTATGGATAAAATGATACTGGTCATTAACCCTGGCTCAACATCAACCAAGGTTGCCATCTTCAAAGGGGCGGAAAACTTTAAATCCAGGGTACTTACTTATTCTTCAGATGACTTGAAGGGATATAACAGTGTTATTGAGCAGTTTGAGATGAGGCTATATGACATATTGAAGTGGCTGGAGCAAGAAGGGATAGACATAAAAGACTTTGAAGCCGTTGTGGGGAGAGGCGGCATGGTAAGGCCTATACCGGGTGGTACTTATATTGTGACCGATGCGCTGGTAGAAGACCTTAAAAATCAAGTTGGTGGTGAACATGCCTCAAACCTTGGTGGGCTTCTTGCAAAAAATATTGCAGATAGGGCAGGCATTCCAGCATTTATAGTCGACCCTGTTGCAGTGGATGAATTTGAGGATATAGCAAGGATTTCAGGGATGCCTGAAATATCAAGGATGAGTCACGCTCATGCGCTGAATATAAAGGCTGTAGCAAGGAAAGTGGCCCACAAAATGGGTAAACCGCTGGCTGAACTAAATCTAATCATTGTGCACCTGGGTGGCGGCATATCAGTGAGTGCACTTAGGGGTGGGAGGCAGATTGATGTAAACGATGCCAATGAGGGTGGCCCGTTTTCCCCTGAAAGGACAGGTTCATTAGCTGCGTTGGACCTTGTGAGGCTATGTTATTCAGGCAAGTATACCTATTCCCAGATGAAGAAAAAAATAGTTGGGCATGGTGGTATTACAGCCTATTTGGGCACTAACGACATCAGGGAGGTTGAAAATAGGATAGAGACTGGAGATAGGTATGCTGAACTTATATTTAATGCCATGGCCTATCAGGTGTCCAAGGAGATAGGCTCTATGTCTGCTGTACTTTATGGCAAGGTAGACGCTATAATCCTTACCGGCGGGGGTGCCTATTCAAAACGTATCACTACATTGATAGGAGACAGGGTGAGGTTTATAGCACCAGTCATAATAGAGGCAGGAGAAGATGAACTGAGGTCTCTTGCTGAGGGTGTGTTCAGATTAATAAATGGTGAGGAGAAACCAAAAATATATGAGGATGAGGTGATAAAAATTGAGAAGTTTTAATGATATATTAGAAACGCTTAAAGGGACTGAGAAAAGGGTTATATCCGTAGCCTGTGCCCAGGATGATGATGTCCTTTTAGCTGTGGAAAGTGCAAGAGAGAGGGATATAGCTGACGCTGTCTTGGTGGGC harbors:
- a CDS encoding YbbR-like domain-containing protein, whose translation is MISKDLPLKLFCILVAFILWLYVMGVENPQITYSFNNIPVQLSNEDKLAKSDLILQGLKDDEVDIRIKGRRNDILKLNSSKISASVDLGEVDGPGSISLPVKVTGIPSNIDLVSVNPQTVTVDVDRLVSRNFDVEVIEEGQLKEGFVLKESDINPGSVTVKGPERLMNTVRRAVVSIDIDQLDKNYGGRFDVQLLDPSNKPVKGLAISPKEVYVSLSVSFAKDVAVKLVTTGEVPKGYRLFKAEIVPETITILGDKNTVEKVSEVSVKPIDINGLKDKVSYNVPLDLPPGISVKDDSNEVKVNLDIDSIAEKELTVDNISVVGQDPQKLSYNFTGARVVVEGRAKTVEKISADDITLKATVSPEPGSYNVEIVGSIRPDIEDVSIKSIEPDVIHVDVAR
- a CDS encoding S-methyl-5'-thioadenosine phosphorylase, which codes for MEKRADIGVFGGTGLYSFLDDVEEIEMETPYGKPSDSIAIAEVDGKSVAFIPRHGKDHRYPPHRIPYRANIYAMKQLGVKYIIAPTASGSLKAEIGPSDFCIPDQLIDRTWGREDTFFNGPEVKHITFADPYDEDLRRLAVKVCIENGLKVHDGGVMVVIQGPRFSTRAESRWFSSIGGTVINMTQYPECVLAREMDIPYVNISIITDYDAGLEGHPEIKPVSHEEVLKVFEENNERIKKVLYDMIRKIEV
- a CDS encoding helix-turn-helix transcriptional regulator, giving the protein MPGDLREIERQLLLITFLSQRKEGFTVEEIKNWFHSMGIEVSTRTIRRDMDALSEAHVPVCEDGEGRDTRYFINKYTLKDVTFSVSEILGLYFLRELIKPIKTVELADDAYTLIDRMIASIPEINRTYIDRIKDTFKIDSGYLIPDEKTDMNLLETLQNAVEDKNSVDMVYYSYSSNYTGRRIVDPYLVYFRDGNYYLVGYCHNDEGIREFKLTRIRDLKVTNNTFEYRNGFNFDEYRRYSFDRLRGEGHYLVKIRFAGEAARYVKEFERYRADEIVEEGNGDIIFIKEVSMLNEIKRWVLGYGSGALVLEPEELVEEIKNEIAALRCRYDEVQRCT
- a CDS encoding L-serine ammonia-lyase, iron-sulfur-dependent, subunit alpha, which produces MDFVRVLREQVVPSMGCTECALCYLMDGSFESMCLAINNMIGDMAGMICDGGKEGRSFKLLTSIDAAFDNAYLALEGVSIPEYNGIVDRDAEVTIRNLGRISLEGMSVAEDVVIDIMENTKTE
- the mtnA gene encoding S-methyl-5-thioribose-1-phosphate isomerase: MREELILRSLWFEDNSLMIIDQTLLPGEFRIVKLSSCDEVAHAIKTLMVRGAPAIGVAAAYGFYLGIKDCSEGNIDERLDESYELLRSTRPTAVNLFWALERVRGVAITARPAGVDATKVAILNEAHRMAEEDVATNRKIGEYGSTLIKDGFNILTHCNAGALATVDYGTALGVIRAAHEKGKRVHVYADETRPLLQGARLTAWELKRDGIPVTLIADNMAGFLMKQGRIDMVVVGADRIAQNGDTANKIGTYSVAVLAARNNVPFYIAAPLSTVDMSLNNGSEIPIEERSHEEVTTVKGQRIAPEGVDVYNPAFDITEAELIKGIITEKGIAYPPYKESLQKFFND
- the buk gene encoding butyrate kinase, whose product is MDKMILVINPGSTSTKVAIFKGAENFKSRVLTYSSDDLKGYNSVIEQFEMRLYDILKWLEQEGIDIKDFEAVVGRGGMVRPIPGGTYIVTDALVEDLKNQVGGEHASNLGGLLAKNIADRAGIPAFIVDPVAVDEFEDIARISGMPEISRMSHAHALNIKAVARKVAHKMGKPLAELNLIIVHLGGGISVSALRGGRQIDVNDANEGGPFSPERTGSLAALDLVRLCYSGKYTYSQMKKKIVGHGGITAYLGTNDIREVENRIETGDRYAELIFNAMAYQVSKEIGSMSAVLYGKVDAIILTGGGAYSKRITTLIGDRVRFIAPVIIEAGEDELRSLAEGVFRLINGEEKPKIYEDEVIKIEKF